One Alkalicoccus halolimnae DNA segment encodes these proteins:
- a CDS encoding ABC transporter permease, which yields MKQLWVMYKKEWLEALRSWKVLWIPIVFMIIGASQPLTTYYMDTIIQAVGGLPEGTVFEIPLPEAEEILPAVQSQFNQIGLLILVLAFMGTVSGERQLGTHLLILSKPVSETNFILAKAAHAFSLSLLAYLGGMTAAVYYTVILFGELDPVNVFRGAAVYAVWLIFVITLLLFFSSFIKGYAGVAFSTLTAALLVSMAASFLPERFLYSPGVLPAQSSSFYLTGSGGDGFTGALILTVFLISALLGAACFIFRGRKTA from the coding sequence GTGAAACAATTATGGGTAATGTATAAAAAAGAATGGCTTGAAGCACTGCGTAGCTGGAAAGTGCTGTGGATTCCAATTGTCTTTATGATAATCGGGGCTTCCCAGCCGCTGACAACGTATTACATGGATACGATCATTCAGGCTGTCGGCGGGCTTCCGGAGGGAACAGTTTTTGAGATCCCACTTCCGGAAGCAGAAGAAATTCTTCCGGCCGTACAAAGCCAGTTTAATCAGATAGGACTGTTGATTCTCGTGCTTGCTTTTATGGGCACAGTAAGCGGCGAAAGGCAGCTGGGCACCCATCTGCTGATTTTATCGAAGCCGGTAAGTGAAACCAACTTTATCCTGGCAAAAGCTGCCCACGCTTTTTCTCTTTCTCTTCTCGCCTACCTGGGTGGAATGACTGCGGCTGTTTATTACACCGTCATTCTTTTCGGGGAACTGGATCCCGTAAATGTTTTCCGGGGAGCGGCTGTGTACGCCGTGTGGCTGATTTTTGTGATTACTCTCCTTCTTTTTTTCAGTTCGTTTATTAAAGGGTATGCCGGAGTGGCATTTTCAACTCTTACTGCCGCTCTTCTTGTAAGTATGGCTGCCTCTTTTCTTCCGGAGCGTTTTCTTTATTCACCAGGGGTTTTACCGGCACAGAGCAGCAGTTTTTATCTTACCGGAAGCGGAGGGGACGGCTTTACTGGGGCGCTTATACTGACCGTTTTTCTTATCTCTGCACTTCTAGGGGCTGCATGTTTTATATTCCGGGGAAGAAAGACTGCCTAA
- a CDS encoding fatty acid desaturase: MSRKQQAELKKSVAPFASSDMKTSIWQIANSIIPFILLWILAYQSLSVSYWLSLPFIILAAGFVIRTFIIFHDCTHGSFFKNPKANRVVGTITGIITHFAFEKWKRSHTIHHATSSNLDKRGTGDVWIMTVEEYAKAGFWERFTYRLYRNPIVMFGLGPIHLFFIDNRFNRKGAKKKERWNTHLITASIAVIYALLIWGIGLVPFLIIQLPILLVSGALGIWLFYVQHQFEDSYFEKEEDWDFVKAAVDGSSYYQLPKIIQWLTGNIGYHHVHHLSPKVPNYNLEKTHEHTVPLQQVTTITLASSFKAVRFRLYDERNKQFVTFKDVKRRMKKYGTVTPSRTRMSG; this comes from the coding sequence ATGAGCAGAAAACAACAAGCCGAATTAAAAAAGAGTGTCGCTCCTTTTGCGAGTTCCGATATGAAAACCAGTATTTGGCAGATAGCCAACTCCATCATTCCTTTTATACTTCTTTGGATATTAGCCTACCAGAGTTTAAGCGTCTCCTATTGGCTGTCGCTCCCATTTATTATTCTCGCTGCCGGATTTGTAATCAGGACTTTTATTATTTTCCATGACTGTACGCACGGATCTTTCTTTAAGAATCCAAAAGCAAACCGGGTAGTTGGAACGATAACCGGTATCATTACTCATTTCGCATTTGAAAAGTGGAAGAGAAGCCATACAATTCACCACGCGACGAGCAGTAACCTTGATAAGCGGGGAACTGGTGACGTGTGGATCATGACAGTCGAGGAGTATGCGAAAGCAGGCTTCTGGGAGCGTTTTACCTACCGTTTGTATAGAAATCCAATCGTGATGTTTGGTCTTGGCCCTATTCACTTATTCTTTATTGATAATCGGTTTAACCGAAAAGGTGCCAAAAAGAAAGAGCGATGGAATACTCATCTCATTACTGCGTCAATTGCCGTTATTTACGCGCTGTTGATTTGGGGAATCGGTCTGGTACCATTCCTGATTATTCAGCTTCCAATATTACTAGTTTCCGGAGCGCTCGGTATATGGCTCTTTTATGTTCAGCATCAGTTTGAAGATTCCTATTTTGAAAAAGAGGAAGATTGGGATTTTGTTAAGGCAGCTGTCGACGGCAGTTCCTATTACCAGCTTCCGAAGATAATTCAATGGCTGACAGGCAATATCGGCTATCATCACGTTCACCACCTGAGTCCGAAAGTACCAAACTACAATCTGGAGAAGACGCATGAACACACGGTTCCTCTCCAGCAGGTTACAACGATTACGCTGGCTTCCAGTTTTAAAGCTGTGCGCTTCCGTCTTTACGATGAAAGAAATAAACAGTTCGTCACTTTTAAAGATGTAAAAAGACGAATGAAAAAATATGGTACTGTAACTCCTTCGAGAACCCGGATGTCCGGATAA
- a CDS encoding PLDc N-terminal domain-containing protein, with amino-acid sequence MEEFGNINWAVILPVLILQFALTIAALVSCLSQEMTKEKRLMWILIIIFINIIGPILYFVFGRRQ; translated from the coding sequence ATGGAAGAATTCGGAAACATCAACTGGGCTGTTATACTTCCGGTGCTTATCCTGCAGTTTGCGTTAACTATTGCTGCACTCGTATCCTGTTTAAGCCAGGAAATGACGAAAGAAAAACGGCTAATGTGGATCTTAATCATCATTTTTATTAATATTATCGGACCGATTCTTTATTTTGTTTTCGGAAGGAGGCAATAA
- a CDS encoding NADP-dependent glyceraldehyde-3-phosphate dehydrogenase translates to MSLRQDNKKFHTLLNNKWVGSQSGETVKIYSPDDQSITGEIPALSQEEVDAAINQTADVQANWEATEGHERSELLHRWAEELEKMTDEIGEMIHKEVGKTLSSAKGEVKRTAQLIRHTAEEGLRTHGSFIQGDAFPGASKATKAMVQKVPHGVVLAISPFNYPVNLAASKIAPALITGNTVVFKPATQGAVSGLLMVEALVKAGLPEGVLNIITGRGSVIGDFAVTHDKIDMITFTGGTETGRHIAKKASMIPVVLELGGKDPAIVLEDADLDKAAKEIVSGALSYSGQRCTAIKRVMVVDSAADELIDKVKALVADLKVGLSSEDAAITPMIDQKSADYVLSLIEDAREKGASVVHEGVKDKNLLGPTLLDHVTEDMEVAWEEQFGPVLPFMRISNELEAVALEKRNAYGLQASVFTQNLENAFAIADKLNVGTVQVNGKTSRGPDHFPFLGVKNSGQGVQGIGRSIDSMLRDKVLVLNL, encoded by the coding sequence ATGTCATTACGTCAGGACAACAAAAAGTTTCATACGTTATTAAATAATAAGTGGGTAGGAAGTCAGAGCGGAGAAACGGTGAAAATTTACTCTCCGGACGATCAATCCATTACAGGAGAAATTCCTGCACTAAGTCAGGAAGAAGTCGATGCAGCTATTAATCAAACAGCCGATGTACAGGCTAACTGGGAAGCGACAGAAGGCCATGAACGATCGGAGCTCCTGCACCGCTGGGCGGAAGAATTAGAAAAAATGACCGACGAAATCGGGGAAATGATCCATAAAGAAGTAGGGAAAACGCTTTCTTCCGCAAAAGGAGAAGTTAAACGCACGGCTCAGCTTATTCGGCATACAGCAGAAGAAGGTCTGAGAACACACGGAAGTTTTATTCAGGGGGATGCCTTTCCCGGTGCTTCCAAAGCGACAAAAGCAATGGTACAGAAAGTGCCGCATGGAGTAGTGCTGGCGATATCTCCATTTAACTACCCAGTCAATCTTGCAGCTTCCAAAATTGCTCCTGCCCTTATTACAGGAAACACGGTTGTTTTTAAACCGGCTACCCAGGGGGCAGTCAGCGGACTGCTTATGGTCGAGGCCCTTGTGAAAGCAGGTCTGCCGGAAGGGGTATTAAACATCATAACCGGACGTGGTTCGGTTATCGGTGATTTTGCAGTCACTCATGACAAAATCGACATGATTACTTTCACGGGCGGCACAGAAACCGGCCGGCACATTGCTAAAAAAGCATCAATGATTCCAGTCGTTCTTGAACTTGGCGGGAAAGATCCTGCTATTGTACTTGAAGATGCCGATCTTGATAAGGCGGCTAAAGAAATCGTCAGCGGGGCACTCAGCTATTCCGGCCAGCGCTGTACAGCCATTAAGCGCGTCATGGTTGTCGACAGTGCGGCAGACGAACTGATTGATAAAGTGAAAGCTCTTGTCGCAGACCTGAAAGTCGGTCTTTCCAGTGAGGATGCAGCGATCACTCCTATGATTGACCAGAAATCAGCGGATTATGTCCTTTCTCTCATTGAAGATGCGAGGGAAAAAGGAGCTTCTGTCGTTCACGAAGGTGTTAAGGATAAGAATCTTCTCGGTCCCACCCTTCTTGACCATGTAACAGAGGATATGGAAGTAGCATGGGAAGAACAGTTCGGCCCCGTCCTTCCATTCATGAGAATATCCAACGAGCTTGAAGCGGTCGCGCTTGAAAAGCGAAACGCATACGGTCTCCAGGCGAGCGTATTCACTCAAAATCTGGAAAATGCTTTTGCGATTGCCGATAAGCTGAATGTCGGTACCGTGCAGGTGAACGGAAAAACATCCCGCGGACCGGACCACTTCCCATTCCTGGGAGTAAAGAACTCCGGACAGGGTGTCCAGGGTATCGGCCGCAGTATCGATTCTATGCTGCGTGACAAGGTACTGGTGCTTAACTTATAG
- a CDS encoding response regulator transcription factor: MIRIVLAEDQKMLLGALGSLLDLKEDMEVVGKAENGEMAVQQVLELNPDVCIMDIEMPIKTGLEAAEELKDHPCKVIILTTFARTGYFERARKAKVNGYLLKDSPSEELADSIRTIMEGRRVYAPELIDMAYDNPNPLTQRETEVMKLIANGKTTKEIAGELFITNGTVRNYVSVILEKLEVTNRIEAITICREKGWI; encoded by the coding sequence ATGATTAGGATCGTACTTGCAGAAGACCAGAAAATGCTCCTCGGCGCTCTAGGTTCCCTGCTGGATTTAAAAGAGGATATGGAAGTTGTCGGTAAGGCTGAAAATGGGGAAATGGCAGTACAGCAGGTCTTGGAGCTGAATCCTGATGTGTGTATCATGGATATTGAAATGCCGATAAAAACGGGCCTGGAAGCGGCTGAAGAATTAAAAGATCACCCGTGCAAAGTGATCATTCTGACTACTTTTGCGAGGACCGGTTATTTTGAACGGGCGAGAAAAGCAAAAGTGAACGGTTATCTGCTTAAAGACAGCCCAAGCGAAGAGCTGGCAGATTCCATACGGACGATCATGGAAGGAAGGCGTGTATATGCCCCTGAATTGATAGATATGGCCTACGATAATCCCAACCCTCTTACCCAGCGGGAGACGGAGGTCATGAAGCTGATTGCAAACGGTAAAACGACGAAAGAAATTGCTGGAGAACTGTTTATAACGAATGGAACTGTCCGGAATTATGTGTCGGTTATTCTCGAGAAGCTGGAAGTTACCAACCGAATTGAAGCGATCACTATCTGCCGGGAAAAAGGCTGGATTTAA
- a CDS encoding ABC transporter ATP-binding protein, which translates to MLKVIGVQKIYGETKAVDHVDMHIKKDRCTALIGPNGAGKTTLLSIITGLGKPDKGKVILSGKHQDRREVLGYLPQFPRFYDWMTGREYVRYAGELFGLTRKEADRRAEELLAMTGLEESGSKRIAGYSGGMKQRLGIAQALINRPELLILDEPVSALDPFGRREVIELLKKLKKDTAILFSTHVLGDAEQVSDDIYMMKEGRIILESTLAELKQNYALPVFLIETKDGIEELAEAFRNQPWVKEVELEAGRIRIQAVNMEEGRAGVLQLLKDKNALYTKVEAETVSLEDVFMQVMSG; encoded by the coding sequence ATGCTGAAAGTTATCGGTGTACAGAAAATATACGGAGAAACGAAAGCAGTGGACCACGTAGATATGCATATTAAGAAGGACCGTTGTACAGCTCTGATTGGTCCAAACGGTGCAGGAAAAACAACCCTTTTGTCTATTATTACAGGGCTTGGGAAACCGGATAAAGGAAAGGTTATTCTTTCCGGAAAACATCAGGACCGCCGGGAGGTACTCGGGTATCTTCCGCAGTTTCCCCGGTTCTACGACTGGATGACTGGCAGGGAATATGTCCGGTATGCCGGTGAGCTGTTCGGTCTTACCAGAAAGGAAGCAGACAGGAGGGCGGAGGAACTGCTGGCAATGACAGGTCTCGAAGAATCCGGCAGTAAGCGGATTGCCGGCTACTCCGGAGGGATGAAGCAGAGGCTGGGGATTGCCCAGGCTCTTATCAACCGCCCGGAACTTCTTATTCTGGACGAACCAGTTTCCGCTCTTGATCCCTTTGGAAGGAGAGAGGTTATCGAACTGCTGAAAAAGTTAAAAAAAGATACAGCTATTCTTTTTTCAACTCATGTTCTTGGGGATGCAGAACAGGTAAGTGATGATATTTATATGATGAAGGAAGGGAGAATCATATTGGAAAGCACACTGGCAGAATTAAAGCAGAACTATGCGCTGCCGGTATTTTTAATAGAAACGAAAGACGGGATTGAGGAACTGGCAGAAGCTTTCCGGAATCAGCCGTGGGTGAAGGAAGTGGAGCTTGAAGCAGGCCGCATTCGGATACAAGCAGTAAATATGGAAGAAGGCAGGGCCGGTGTACTGCAGCTGCTTAAAGATAAAAATGCTCTTTATACGAAAGTGGAGGCAGAAACCGTTTCCCTTGAAGATGTATTCATGCAGGTGATGAGCGGGTGA
- a CDS encoding sensor histidine kinase, translating to MKNWFHIFPKNTGLSLYAWIIFCLLPFYFVISNSTLAEIIAGVLMIGLFFTAYRLSFIKRGWIVYASITVELAISTGMTLYFGYVYFFLFLAFYVGNILSKKKFVSLYVINLVTAVSAMGIGFYTQSDIFMMQLPFIIISLIGIILLPFTLYTRNKQEILANQLREANERISQLMVMEERQRIARDLHDTLGQKLSLIGMKSDLAEKLVETKPDKAQVEIEDINRTARMALKEVRELVADMKGTRLRDELLHVQEILNVAGINLEVQGNREFTNVPLLVENTLSMCLKEAVTNIVKHSRATECQISITESAREIIVSVQDNGVGFSKQVTTFQESGVQGMKERLEFINGTLTIDSVQGTRLLMRVPRIAMSVKREERA from the coding sequence ATGAAAAACTGGTTTCATATATTTCCAAAAAACACTGGATTAAGTTTATATGCATGGATTATTTTTTGTCTTCTGCCTTTTTATTTTGTCATCAGCAATTCTACCCTCGCGGAAATCATAGCCGGCGTATTGATGATAGGGCTTTTCTTTACGGCCTACAGGCTGTCCTTTATTAAAAGAGGCTGGATTGTTTATGCTTCCATAACAGTGGAGCTTGCTATCAGTACAGGAATGACGCTTTATTTTGGCTACGTCTATTTCTTTCTGTTTTTAGCTTTTTATGTAGGAAACATTCTCAGTAAAAAGAAATTTGTATCTTTGTATGTAATTAATCTTGTAACAGCGGTTTCTGCAATGGGAATCGGATTTTATACACAGAGCGATATTTTTATGATGCAGCTTCCGTTTATTATTATCAGTTTAATTGGCATTATTTTGCTGCCGTTTACCCTCTACACTCGAAACAAGCAGGAAATTCTCGCCAATCAGCTCAGAGAGGCGAACGAAAGAATTTCACAGCTGATGGTAATGGAAGAAAGGCAGCGCATTGCCAGAGACCTTCATGATACACTAGGTCAAAAGCTTTCGCTGATCGGCATGAAGAGTGATCTGGCCGAGAAGCTGGTGGAGACAAAGCCAGATAAAGCACAGGTAGAAATTGAAGATATAAACCGGACAGCCCGGATGGCTTTAAAAGAGGTCAGAGAACTGGTTGCCGATATGAAAGGTACGAGGTTAAGAGATGAACTGCTCCATGTACAGGAGATATTAAACGTTGCAGGAATTAATCTTGAAGTTCAAGGGAACCGGGAATTTACGAATGTCCCCCTGCTCGTGGAAAATACACTCAGTATGTGTTTAAAAGAGGCAGTTACTAATATTGTTAAACATAGCAGAGCCACAGAGTGCCAAATTTCCATAACGGAATCAGCACGCGAAATCATCGTTTCCGTACAGGATAACGGAGTCGGGTTTTCCAAACAGGTGACGACGTTTCAGGAGAGCGGTGTGCAGGGAATGAAAGAAAGACTGGAATTTATAAATGGCACCCTGACTATCGACTCGGTTCAGGGAACCCGGCTGCTGATGCGTGTACCTAGAATTGCAATGTCGGTCAAGAGGGAGGAAAGAGCATGA
- a CDS encoding DUF6612 family protein, translating into MKKTLFLSASAAFLLTACGAEEASLSAEQVLTESAEAMGNVDSYTVTTNMDQSMEMAGEESMDYQTISRLELTKNPLTYTEKTEMTMADGAEKLAFTSYFHEEQGFFLEDPLLGGWVKLPEETHEEMLALAGLQMSPEEQLNQLQEFVEETKIEETNSEYILSLSGENFDVQQLMEQVSGLGEMEEMGEVMEDVEIQQFDYTVHIEKESFRQTGAAIDMGMLMDTMGQMSAMEQTITMEMKNFDSIDPISIPAEVIEEAEEVQASF; encoded by the coding sequence ATGAAAAAAACATTGTTCCTTTCTGCCTCCGCTGCATTTCTGCTTACCGCATGCGGGGCAGAGGAAGCAAGTCTTTCCGCCGAACAGGTGCTTACGGAATCCGCTGAAGCAATGGGAAATGTGGATTCTTACACAGTTACTACAAACATGGACCAGTCGATGGAGATGGCCGGGGAAGAAAGTATGGACTATCAAACTATCAGCAGGCTGGAGCTGACAAAAAATCCTCTCACCTATACGGAAAAAACGGAAATGACGATGGCTGATGGAGCGGAGAAACTTGCCTTCACTTCCTATTTCCACGAAGAACAAGGTTTCTTTCTCGAAGACCCCCTGCTCGGAGGATGGGTAAAGCTTCCTGAAGAAACGCATGAGGAGATGCTTGCCCTGGCAGGTTTACAGATGAGCCCGGAAGAGCAGCTGAATCAGTTGCAGGAATTTGTGGAAGAAACGAAAATAGAGGAAACAAACAGCGAATATATCCTTTCCCTCTCAGGAGAAAACTTCGACGTCCAGCAGCTGATGGAACAGGTCAGCGGGCTCGGAGAGATGGAAGAAATGGGGGAGGTTATGGAAGACGTTGAAATCCAGCAATTTGACTACACCGTCCATATAGAAAAAGAGTCCTTCCGCCAGACCGGGGCGGCGATTGACATGGGAATGCTGATGGATACGATGGGACAAATGTCAGCAATGGAGCAGACGATAACTATGGAGATGAAGAATTTCGACAGCATAGACCCCATTTCCATACCTGCCGAAGTGATTGAGGAAGCCGAAGAAGTGCAGGCCAGCTTTTAA